A region of Necator americanus strain Aroian chromosome I, whole genome shotgun sequence DNA encodes the following proteins:
- a CDS encoding hypothetical protein (NECATOR_CHRI.G3242.T1) has protein sequence MNDGTFFVGEVPSRNVGGVGLLCTHLSSISSISEILYLVGHSSPPPSAPKIHKYHQLLLPTSQLIIPIGRVLRGAGGVVHNEKSFYKFVVGDFNAKLGKATEEEYRIGRFGLGDRNENGNRLAALLSAARLFHGNSLSEKDHRRWTWESPNGATRAEIDHILTNRRWCLLDVQ, from the coding sequence atgaatgacggtacctTCTTCGTGGGagaggttccgtcgcgaaatgtaggcggtgttggtttgttgtgcacccatctgtcgtccatctcgtcgatttcCGAGATCCTGTACCTCgttggccattcttcgcctccgccctctgcgccaaaaatccataagtatcatcaactgctattacCAACATCGCAGCTGATCATTCcgattggacgcgttttacgaggagctggaggagtagtccacaacgagaagtccttttacaaattcgttgtcggagacttcaacgcaaaactaggaaaggccacagaagaggaatacaggattggaagatttggactaggggaccggaatgaaaatggcaatcgtctcgccgcgctgttgtccgccgctcgcctctttcatgggaactctctttctgaaaaagatcatcgtcggtggacatgggaatcgcccaatggcgcgactcgtgcggagatcgaccacatactcaccaaccggaggtggtgtctacttgacgttcagtag
- a CDS encoding hypothetical protein (NECATOR_CHRI.G3243.T1), with protein sequence MEKNICYRQRRRKEVVYDDCVLEDSLSQGDWHIEEDPKWTTRCCSEDYEPVLNVLEVAHDKLGSNFEDHQGIVRKKKGFEA encoded by the coding sequence atggaaaagaacatctgctatcggcaacgaaggagaaaagaagtcgtctacgacgattgcgtactcgaggactccctgtcccaaggtgactggcacatcgaggaggacccaaaatggactacgagatgctgctcagaggattacgagcctgtgctgaacgtgctcgaagtcgcgcacgacaaacttggatcgaatttcgaagaccaccaaggaattgttaggaagaagaagggctttgaggcttga
- a CDS encoding hypothetical protein (NECATOR_CHRI.G3244.T1), whose product MLAERVIQSIPRSSSHAYLGRWMSPPQNKLDSAKGSCLAHPDRVEGHGGLPRIPPALVLTFVDYGKLLTA is encoded by the coding sequence atgcttgctgagcgtgttatacaaagtattcccagatcatcctcacacgcatatctaggacgctggatgagcCCGCCtcagaacaagctggattccgccaagggttcgtGCTTggcacatccagaccgtgtcgagggtcatggAGGTTTGCCgcgaataccgcctgcccttgttctaaccttcgtcgactatggaAAGcttttgacagcgtag
- a CDS encoding hypothetical protein (NECATOR_CHRI.G3245.T1), translating to MENDLKEELNRRMRAAWGIRLRRKLGPTDGPRSSCPSVRLDSSSSALLRSADVGDTAATSGKLPTHRALGDVF from the coding sequence atggaaaacgacttgaaggaagaactgaatagaagaatgagagcagcatggggcATTCGGCTCCGTCGGAAGctcggaccaactgacggaccaagatcttcgtgcccatctgttcgactcgacagttcttccagcgctctgttacgtaGCGCAGACGTGGgcgacaccgctgccacgtctggGAAGCTACCTACCCACAGAGCTCTTGGAGATGTCTTCTGA
- a CDS encoding hypothetical protein (NECATOR_CHRI.G3246.T1) encodes MNGSNPCFTWMSSCIWLLLVICFSHVNTLEDFEDRRKFHEWLCHKRPSLPSCSSPFTLAKFNEEQKTHVNHADDNRLQKLARAMGTKTRRAAWWDDSDEDEDYEYYLWKKYRRQKIRRRLHEKSSYPYYGSSYPYYGGGYGYGGGYGGYGGGYGGYGGYGGGHLGSLFQLGAGRQIGISTPIGGFGYSSGFGIGIG; translated from the exons ATGAACGGTTCAAATCCATGTTTCACGTGGATGAGTTCCTGTATTTGGCTTTTGCTGGTGATTTGCTTCAGCCATGTTAACACATTGGAGGATTTCGAAGATCGGAGGAAGTTTCACG AATGGCTTTGTCACAAAAGACCATCGTTACCAAGTTGTTCTTCACCGTTCACATTGGCAAAGTTCAACGAAGAGCAGAAAACACATGTAAACCACGCCGATGATAATCGTTTACAGAAATTAGCTCGCGCTATGGGAACCAAG ACCCGACGAGCTGCCTGGTGGGACGACTCGGATGAGGACGAAGACTACGAGTACTATTTGTGGAAAAAGTATCGTCGtcagaaaataagaagacGTCTTCATGAAAAGTCGAG CTATCCTTACTACGGCAGCTCATATCCTTATTACGGAGGAGGTTATGGTTACGGAGGAGGCTACGGAGGATATGGAGGAGGCTACGGAGGATATGGAGGATACGGTGGCGGCCATCTTGGTTCCTTATTCCAACTTGGTGCAGGACGACAGATCGGTATCTCGACGCCTATTGGCGGATTCGGGTACTCTAGTGGATTTGGTATAGGTATTGGTTGA
- a CDS encoding hypothetical protein (NECATOR_CHRI.G3246.T2) encodes MNGSNPCFTWMSSCIWLLLVICFSHVNTLEDFEDRRKFHEWLCHKRPSLPSCSSPFTLAKFNEEQKTHVNHADDNRLQKLARAMGTKTRRAAWWDDSDEDEDYEYYLWKKYRRQKIRRRLHEKSRDSSSSESVHYHYYNNERPYTSYYHRPYYSGSYGYPYYGSSYPYYGGGYGYGGGYGGYGGGYGGYGGYGGGHLGSLFQLGAGRQIGISTPIGGFGYSSGFGIGIG; translated from the exons ATGAACGGTTCAAATCCATGTTTCACGTGGATGAGTTCCTGTATTTGGCTTTTGCTGGTGATTTGCTTCAGCCATGTTAACACATTGGAGGATTTCGAAGATCGGAGGAAGTTTCACG AATGGCTTTGTCACAAAAGACCATCGTTACCAAGTTGTTCTTCACCGTTCACATTGGCAAAGTTCAACGAAGAGCAGAAAACACATGTAAACCACGCCGATGATAATCGTTTACAGAAATTAGCTCGCGCTATGGGAACCAAG ACCCGACGAGCTGCCTGGTGGGACGACTCGGATGAGGACGAAGACTACGAGTACTATTTGTGGAAAAAGTATCGTCGtcagaaaataagaagacGTCTTCATGAAAAGTCGAG AGACAGTTCTTCGTCAGAATCAGtccattatcattattacaaCAATGAGCGCCCGTACACGAGTTACTACCATCGGCCATATTATTCTGGGAGCTACGG CTATCCTTACTACGGCAGCTCATATCCTTATTACGGAGGAGGTTATGGTTACGGAGGAGGCTACGGAGGATATGGAGGAGGCTACGGAGGATATGGAGGATACGGTGGCGGCCATCTTGGTTCCTTATTCCAACTTGGTGCAGGACGACAGATCGGTATCTCGACGCCTATTGGCGGATTCGGGTACTCTAGTGGATTTGGTATAGGTATTGGTTGA